The DNA region GACGCCGCCACCTTCGACGCCCTGGCGTCGGACGCGTTCATGGTCCCGGCGTTCCGTGCCGTGCACGAGGCGATCCGGGCCGCAGGCGGGTTGACGGCCGCCGCCCAGGGCCCTGGGGCCGACGACGCGGCACGGTCCCTGGCGTGGGTCGAGCGGGTGCGTGAGGAGGCTGCCGCGCCCGTCGAGGGCCTCGTGACCGAGCTCGCGGTCACCCCGCTGCCGGAGGACCGGCCGGATGCGCTGGACGACTACGTGCGCGGTGTCGTCAACGCCCTCGTCGACCTCGGTCTGACCCGGCAGATCGCCGACAGCCGCGGGCGGCTGCAGCGGATGGACCCCGTCGTCGACGCCGAGGCGTACCAGGCTGCCTTCGCCGAGCTGGTCGCCCTCGAGGGCCGCCGACGGGCCCTGCGCCACACCGACTGATCAGCCGTTCCGCACTCAGCCGTTCCGCGCCGCGACCGCGGCCGCGAGCTGGTCGACGACGTCATCGAGACCCCACGGCAAGGACAGGGCGGTCGGCGGCGAGACCGAGGCGATGCGCTCGGCGCCGACGAGTCGTGCGACAGCACCGCTGCTGAGCTGCGGCATCACCTGCGCGTACGGGGCGTCGAGGAACCCCTGCAGCTCCTCCGGGGTCGTGCCGTAGGCGACGAGGACGTCGCTCGTGAGCTCGTCGAGGCGCTCGTAGCTCAACGTGAAGTAGAACGGCGACTCGTCGGTGTCGAGGGTGTCGACGGCCGGGGCGTTCTCGAAGCCCAGGTCCAGCATGAACGCCACCCGTGGGTCCTCGTCGGCATAGACGTAGAAGGTGCTGCCCACGTCCCAGACCGCCGCCAGGGTCAGGCCCTCGAACTCCGGGTGCTCGCCGCGGTGCCGGGCGACCTGCTGGTCGATGTCCGCCAGCACCTCCTGTGCCTTGTCGTCCAGGCCCAGCGCCTGCCCGGTGATCGTCACGACCTCGCGCCACGGCGTGGACCACGGCTCGTCGGGGTAGGCGACGACGGGCGCGATCGCGCTCAGGGTCGCGTACTGCTCCTGCGTGAGGCCGGAGTACTGGGCGAGGATCACGTCCGGCTCGGCCGCGGCGATCTCCTCGAACGGCACGTCCTCGCCGGTGTCGGGCAGGACGGTCGGGACCTCGTCGCCGGCATCCTCGAGCGCCTCCCTGATCCACGGCAGCACCCCCTGTGCGTCCCCGCCGTAGGCCTGGAAGGGGATCGCGACCGGCGTGACACCGAGCGCCACGACGGCATCGGTCGAGCCCCAGCCCCAGGTGACGACACGTTCCGGCGCGTCCTCGATCGTCGTCGAGCCGAAGGCGTGCTCGATGGTGACCGGGAAGGTGCCCTCCTCGGCCGTGGGCTCGACCGGCGTCTCGTCCTCGGCGGTGCCGGTGCACCCGGCGAGGAAGAGGGTCGAGACGGTGGCGGCAAGGGCGATCTGCCGACGACGCGCAGGTGTCCGAGCAGGTGTCACGGGGTTGCTCCTGGGGTGAGGGTCGGGCGCGCCGGGCAGACGGCCAGGCGGTGGCCCGCACCGATCCGGCATGGCGGGTTAGGTAAGGCTAGCCTAACAGGCGCTCGACGGTCGGCACCGTCGGGCAGCCTCAGACCGCGTGGCGGATCGATCGGGGCAGGATGACCGGTCGTCCCGTGTCAGGGTCCTCCAGCACGCGCGCGCGCACCCCGAAGGCCTGCTCCACGACGTCCTCGGTGAGCGTCGCGACGGGCTCGCCGCGGGCGACGATGCGACCACCCGCCATGACGACGAGCTCGTCGGCGTAGCGGGCCGCGAGGGTGAGGTCGTGCATCACGAGGACGACAGTCATTCCTCGGGCGACCTCGGTGCGCAGCAGCTCGAGCACCTCCACCTGGTGGGCGACGTCCAGGGCGCTCGTCGGTTCGTCGAGCAGCAGGATGTGCGGCTGCTGCGCGAGCGCCATGGCGATCCACACCCGTTGGCGCTGACCCCCGCTGAGCTCGTCCACCCGGCGATCGGCGAGGGAACCGGCGTCCGTGGCGGCGAGCGCGGCCGCCACGACGGCATCGTCGTCACTGCGATGGCCGCGGAAGAAGGACTGGTGCGGGTAGCGCCCGTGCGCCACCAGATCGCCGACCCGGATGCCGTCCGGGGCGATCGGTGACTGCGGCAGCACTCCGATGCTCCGGGCGACCCGGCGGCTCGGCAGTCGACCGAGGTCGACCCCGTCCAGCGTCACGATGCCGGCCTGGGGCGTGAGCAGCCGGGCCAGGCCGCGCACGAGGGTCGACTTGCCGCTCGCGTTCGCGCCGACGAGCACGGTGAGCGCCCGGGGCGTGATCGCGAGGTCGACCTCGTGGACGACCGGTACCCGGCCGTAGCCGAGGGTGAGCCGCTCAGCCCGGAGCGCCGGGGCCGACGGGGATCCGGTCATGCGGGGAGCTCCTTGCGTCGCTCGCCGTGGACGAGCAGCCAGATGAGGAAGGGCGCGCCGAGCGCACCCGTGACAAGACCGACCGGCGGCTGGAGGCCACCAGGGACGAGGTGCTGCGCGAGGAGGTCGGCCGCCACGACGACGAGCGCCCCGACGAGCGTGGCGGTCCCCAGCGCCGGACCTCGGCCGCGCAGGCGACGCGCGATCGGCCCGGCGGCGAACGCCACGAAGGCGATCGGTCCGGCCACGGCCACGGCCACGGCGGTGAGCGCGGTCGACAGGAGGATCGCCGTCACCCGGGTCGCGAGCGGGCGCGCGCCGATCGACCGGGCGCTGTCGTCGTCGAGCGCCAGCACCGAGACCGGCTGCCGGCCGAGCACGAGGACCAGGCCGACGACGGCCACCGCCGCGCCCACGCGGGCCACATCACCCCACGGCGCCGTGCCCACGCTGCCCACGAGCCAGAAGAACGCACTCCGCGCCTCGGTGAGGCTCGCACGCGTCAGGGCGTAGCCGAGGAAGCCGTTCGCGAGGAACGCGACGGCGACGCCCACCACGACGAACCGGGTGCCGGTCACACCTCGGCCGCTGAGCAGGAAGACCGCCGCGGCCGCTGTCAGCGCCCCCAGCAGCGCCGCCGTGTCCACGGCCGCCCCGGTGGCTCCGGTCGCGATGGCCAGCACCGCCGCCGCGCTCGCCCCGCCCGTGAGACCGACGATGTCCGGACTGGCGAGCGGGTTGCGCACGACCGACTGCAGAAGGGCGCCCGCCAGGCCGAGAGCGGCCCCGACGACGAGGCCGAGCGCGAGGCGCGGCAGGCGGAGGCCGGTCACGATGAAGCCGGACGCCCCTTCGGTCCCGAGCAGCGCCCCGACCACCTCGGCCGGGCTCAGGGGGACCGCGCCGACCGCGAGGGCTGTCACCCCGAGCGCCGCGAGGGCGGCGACCAGGGCGCCCGCCACCGCGCGACCACGGCGCACGTCCCGGCGGTGGAGCGCGGCGAGGTCGGTGACCAGCTCGCCGACGCGCACCTCCGCGGTCGCCGTGGCGGTCACAGTCCCGCCGCCCGCCGCGAGCGCACGAGGACGATGAGCAGCGGAGCGCCGATCGCGGCGACGACGATGCCGACCTCCAGCTCCCCGGGCGGGGTCACGACCCGGCCGAGGCTGTCCGCGAGCAGCACGAGTGCGGCGCCGATGACGGCGGCGACGGGCAGCAGCCGGAGATGGCCACCGCCGACGAGCGCCCGGGCACCGTGTGCGCCGAGCAGGCCGACGAAGACGAGGGGTCCGGCGAGGGCGGTGGCCGTCCCGCACAGGAGGACGATCGCCCCGACGGCCGCGGCGCGGGTGGGCCGGAGCCGGAAGCCGAGACCGCGTGCGACGTCGTCGCCGAGAGCGAGGGCGTCCAGTGCCCGGGCGAGCGCCAGGGCGACGACGACGCCCACCAGCAGCAGGGGTGCGAGCGTCACGGCCGCGTCGAGACCACGGCCGGTCAGCGACCCGACGGTCCAGAACCGGTAACGGTCCAGGGCTGCCGGGTCGCCGAGCAGGACGAGCGTCGAGAGGGACGTGAGCCCGGCGGTCACGGCGGCACCCGCGACGACGAGCAGCACGGGGGCCGCGCCGGCGCGGGCCGAGGCGGCGATGGTGGCGATGAGGGCGGCGGCAGCGAGCGACCCGACCAGCGCGAGTCCGGCCAGGCCCACCGGCGAGGTGACCCCGGCGACGCTGATCCCCAGGACCACGGCGAAGGCGGCGCCGGCGTTGACGCCGAGCAGGCCCGGGTCGGCGACGGGGTTGCGCGTCACGCCCTGCATCACGACGCCCGCGACACCGAGCGCGGCACCGACGAGCAGCCCGATCACCGTGCGCGGCAACCGCAGCTCACGCACGACGATCGCGTCGGTCTCACCCGCGGTGCCGAGGTCGGCCGGGTCGAGGAGCGCCGTGATGACGGTGGCCGGGCTGATCGTCCGGGTGCCCACCGCGAGGCTGATCGCCACCACGGCCACGAGCGCGACGATCAGCAGGACAGCACGGATCCGGCGACGAGCACCAGGGCGACGTGCGGGTTCGGTGCGGGTTCGGGCGTCGCGGGTCAGGGCCTCGGTCACTGGGCTTCGGAGCGTCCGTGACGCCAGTACCCCATGAAGGCGACGTTCGAACGTGCGACCCCGATCTCACTGACCAGGTGGCGGCGCAGGGTCTTGACGGTCGCGGCCTCGCCGGCGATCCAGGCGTAGAAGTCGCCGGTCGTGGGGTCGACGGGGGAGTCCCAGAGCAGCTCGGAGTCGACGTCGATGTCCTCGAGCGGCTCCGGGGTCTCGCGGACCACGCTCGCGAGCTGGCTCATGTGCCGAGGCAGCCAGGCGGAGACCACCTGGTTCAGCAGCAGGCCACGAGGTGCGACGGCCTCGAAGCCCTCCGCCGTCTCGCAGCCGGCGTCGCGGGCCACCCAGGTGACACGTGAACGGCCGCGGGGGAAGACGTTGAGGATGTCGGCGCCGGTCGGTACCTCGATGAAGGCCTGCGCGGTCGCCCCCGGTCGGAGCGACTCGACGATGCTGCAGATCGCGGGTGCGGCGGTCTCGTCCCCGGCGAGCAGCAGGCGGCGCGCGCCGCCGGGTCGCCAGTCCAGACCGACAGTCGGGTCCGGGGTGCGGCCGTCCGGGCCGACGACCACGACGCGGTCGCCGACCGTCGCCCGCCGCAGCCACGCGGTCGCTGGTCCGTCCACCTGCCCGACGGCGGGCTCGTGCAGCACCATGTCGACGTCGAGCTCGCGGAGCTCGGGGCGGACGGCGCGCACGGTGTAGGTCCGGAACGGGTTGCGTCGGTTCTCGGGCAGGTCCCGCCAGCGGGCGTGCCAGGTGCCCGCGAGGATGGTCTGCGGATCACCGGAACCGATGTCGCACAGCGTGCCGTCAGCGTGCGGGAGCACGAGCTTGATGCGCTGGTCGAGGCCGCTGGTGCCGAAGACACCGAAGTCCTCGCCGGCGAACGTCACGCGGACGAAGTGCGGGCTGAGCCGCAGGATGCGTCGGACCACGGCGTCGTAGGGGCGGTACGCCGGGTACGTCGGGGCAGCGATCGTCTCGACGGAGGTAAGCATAGCCTTACCTTAGCAGTGGGCCCCGGGCACGGGCTCGGCTCGTGCCCAGCCGGCCGCGGCGACCTAACCGAGGCCGGTCGGACCGTCCGGGACCGGTGCCGGCGTGCGGGTCGCCCGCGAGTGACGGAGCCACACCGCCGACGCCGCGGACTCGGCGACGCCGATGGCGACGAAGGCCCACTGCACGGGCGAACCCCAACCGATCAGGGGAAGCTGCGCGACCACCCACAGGGTCAGGAGCGAGCCCACGGCGAGGCCCGCCTCGGCGGCTCGCGGGTGGTGCCGCAGCCCGAGGACCAGGGCTGTCGCGTGGGGGACTCCGACGATCAGGCCGAGAGCCAAGGCCGGCAGCACCGGGCCGTCGACGATGGCCAGGGTGTCGCTGACCTGCTCGACCAGGCTGTCGAACGAACCAACGAGGAACCCCTGGACACCCGCGAAGGCGCCGACGGCCGTGAACGCCTCGAGTCCGACAGCCCACCGTCGCGCGACGGCCCCAGGTGGACGTCGGTGCGGGTCGACCGGGAGCCCGGTGGGCGCTTGCGGCCGGTGCGCGTTCATCCTGCCGGCCGGTCGACAGTGACGAGGTCGGCCGTCGCAGCGACGATGCCGACGGCGACCACGAGGACGATCACGGCGCCCACCGCGTCGAGCACGTAGTGGTTGCCGGTGACCACGACGACCAGGAGCGTCACGGCCGGGTACAGGGCACCGAGCACCCGCAGGACCGGCCGGGCCGTGTGTCGGACGAGCACGAGCCCGGACCACAACGACCAGCCGATGTGCATCGACGGCATGGCCGCGTACTGGTTCGATGCAGAGACGACGAGGTCCGACGGTGCGACGCCCCAGATGCCGAGCGTGCGCATGGTGTCGACGTAGCCCTCACCGGGGGTGAGCCGTGGCGGTGCGAGCGGGTACAGCCAGTAGCCGACCAGGGCCAGCAGCGTCATGACGAGCAGGACGCCCCGTGCCTTGCGGTACGCGTGCGGACGCGACACGTAGACCCAGACGAGCACCGCACCGGTCACCGCGAAGTGGAGCGTCCCGTAGTAGACGTTGGCGGGCACCGCGATCGCGGGGATGGCCGTCGTCATGGTGTTGAGGCTGTGTTCGACGTCGAGCCCGAGGAGGCGCTCGAGGTCGAGGATGTCGTGCGCGTTCTGGACGGCGCGTGCGACGCGGGACGGGGCGGCGTTGCGGACGACCGAGTACAGCAGGTAGACGATGCCGAGGAACGCCAGCTCCGGCCACAGGCGGGGACGTGTGCTGCCGACGTGCCCGGGGGCCGCCGCGTCGTCGCCGGACAGGGCATCGTCGCGGGTCCGGGCTGTCTGGGGGGTGAGCGCGCGGACCATGGTCAGGGTTTTACCAGGCCTAGGCGCGTCCGTGTGCGAGTTGGCCGCGGTTCTTCCGGTCGGTCTGCTCGTGGCCGGTCCGGATCGCGACCTCTCGCTCGCGCGCGTCAGTCGACGGCGGTGCCCCGGCCGGTCAGCAGCTCGCGGACCCGGGGGACGACCTGCGTGCCGTAGAGGTCGACGGCGTGCAGGAGCTGCTCGTGCGGCATCGTCCCGTTGGCGTACTTGAGGTCGAAGCGCTGGACGCCGAGCGCCGTGACGGCGTCGGCGATGCGTCGGGCGACGGTCTCTGGCGAGCCCACGAACAGCGCGCCGTCGGCAGCCTCCCGCTCGTACTCCGCACGCGTGACCGGCGGCCAGCCGCGCTCGCGGCCGATGCGGTCACGGTTGGCCTTGAAGTGCGGGAACAGCAGGTCGAGGGCCTCGTCGTCGGTGTCGGCCACGAAGCCAGGGGAGTGGATGCCGACGGGTAGGTCGGCGTCGCCGGTCGCGCGGTGGAAGAGGTCGACGAACGGCCGGAACCGGACCGGGGCGCCGCCGATGATCGCGAGCATCAGCGGCAGCCCGTGGCGGGCTGCCCGCATGACCGACTCGGGGCTGCCGCCGACACCGACCCACACCGGGATGCGGCCGCGCACGGTCGTCGGGTGCGCGCGCTGACCGGTGAGCGGCGCGCGCGTCGTGCCCGACCAGTGGAGGGGCTGCTCGGTGCGCAGGTGCGTGAGCAGGTCGAGCTTCTCCTCGAAGAGCACCTCGTAGTCATCGAGGTCGAAGCCGAACAGCGGGAACGACTCGATGAACGAGCCGCGTCCGACGGTGATCTCGGCGCGGCCGTCGCTGATCGCGTCGAGCGTCGCGAACCGTTCGTAGACCCGCACCGGGTCGTCCGAGCTGAGGACGGTGACGGCCGAGCCGAGCGTGATCCGCGTCGTCCGCGCGCCGATCGCGGCGAGCACCACGTCAGGGGCTGAGACCGCGAAGTCGTCCCGGTGGTGCTCGCCGACGCTGAAGTGGTCGACGCCCACCCGGTCCGCAAGAGTCCCCTGCTCGACCACGTCCCGGATCACCTGGCTCGCCGGAACGGGCTCGCCCGCGCGGTCGACAGTGATGTCGCCGAACGTGTCGAGGCCGAACGTCACCTGCCCGCCCGTGAACGCGCCGTCGGGGTTGTTCGGTCCGCTCGTCGTCATGGTCGCGACAACGCCGGGCGTGGGGCCGGTGTTCCGGCCGCACTGGGCGTCACGCGTCGCGATGCGGGCTGCGGCGTCCGGCCGTGGCGCTCAGTGCCGCCGGCCGACCGCCCACGCGGTGAGCCCGGACCCCAGCAGCGCCCATACCCCGACCACGAGGAACAGCCCGCCGACGTCGGTCACCACGCCCTCGGTCAGCCCCGCCCGGATGAGCTGTGCCATCGGGTAGAACGGCAGCACCTCGTGGATCCGCATCATCACGGTCGGCAGGTTCGACGCCGGGTACACGATCGGCGTGAACAGGAGGACCAGGAACACCAGCGCGTTCGTGATGAGGTTCACCACCAGCGGGTTCGTCACCAGCAGTGCCATGCCGTACCCGACCGCCACGCACATGTAGGTCGACAGCAGGACCGCCGGCACGAGGACTGCCGAGAGGTGCAGGTCCACCCCGTACCGCCACACCCCCACGACCAGTGCCAACGCGGTGCCCGGCAGGGACAGCGCCGCGTTCACGACGAACGACGCCGACACCTGCGCGCTGCGCGGCACCGGGAGCGACCAGATGAAGTCGAACGTCCCGGCCATCCGTTGCGTCACGACGGCGTTGGGGATGAGCACGAAGCCCATCGGGATGAGGGCCAGGGTGGGCACACCGGTCGTGATGAGCAGCGCCGTCGTCTCGTCGACTGTCGGGTAGAAGAACCCGTACATCAGCGCCATGCCGACGCCCATCATGATCTGCACGATGAAGACGAGCGCGGCCCACGGCCGGATGTTCGCCCACTCGAACCGCATCATGTCGGTGCAGCCACGCGCCCACGCTGCCGGCCCGCGGCGCACCACGGTGCCCATCGGCGCGACGGCGTCCACGGTGCCGGTCCCGGTGCTCATCGCCGCCTCCCCAGTGCTCGCACGGCCAGCCAGCAGCAGACCGCGCCCCAGACGGACACCACGAGGTACGACCGCCCGACGTCGGTGACCAGCCCGTCGGTCAGCACGTCGCGCATGATCGTGGCCATGTGGCCCAGCGGCAGCCACTCGTTGAGCTCGGCCAGCCACGCGGGCATCTGCTCGGCCGGGAAGAGGATCGGCGCGAAGCCCATGGCGAGGAACACCAGCGCCTGGGTGATGAGCTGCGTCGTCATCGGGTTGGCGATCGCGTGCGCCAGGGCGTAGCCGATCATGGTCCCGGTGAACACGATCAGCAAGGTCGCCGGG from Cellulomonas sp. KRMCY2 includes:
- a CDS encoding iron-siderophore ABC transporter substrate-binding protein is translated as MTPARTPARRRQIALAATVSTLFLAGCTGTAEDETPVEPTAEEGTFPVTIEHAFGSTTIEDAPERVVTWGWGSTDAVVALGVTPVAIPFQAYGGDAQGVLPWIREALEDAGDEVPTVLPDTGEDVPFEEIAAAEPDVILAQYSGLTQEQYATLSAIAPVVAYPDEPWSTPWREVVTITGQALGLDDKAQEVLADIDQQVARHRGEHPEFEGLTLAAVWDVGSTFYVYADEDPRVAFMLDLGFENAPAVDTLDTDESPFYFTLSYERLDELTSDVLVAYGTTPEELQGFLDAPYAQVMPQLSSGAVARLVGAERIASVSPPTALSLPWGLDDVVDQLAAAVAARNG
- a CDS encoding ABC transporter ATP-binding protein, translated to MTGSPSAPALRAERLTLGYGRVPVVHEVDLAITPRALTVLVGANASGKSTLVRGLARLLTPQAGIVTLDGVDLGRLPSRRVARSIGVLPQSPIAPDGIRVGDLVAHGRYPHQSFFRGHRSDDDAVVAAALAATDAGSLADRRVDELSGGQRQRVWIAMALAQQPHILLLDEPTSALDVAHQVEVLELLRTEVARGMTVVLVMHDLTLAARYADELVVMAGGRIVARGEPVATLTEDVVEQAFGVRARVLEDPDTGRPVILPRSIRHAV
- a CDS encoding iron chelate uptake ABC transporter family permease subunit: MTATATAEVRVGELVTDLAALHRRDVRRGRAVAGALVAALAALGVTALAVGAVPLSPAEVVGALLGTEGASGFIVTGLRLPRLALGLVVGAALGLAGALLQSVVRNPLASPDIVGLTGGASAAAVLAIATGATGAAVDTAALLGALTAAAAVFLLSGRGVTGTRFVVVGVAVAFLANGFLGYALTRASLTEARSAFFWLVGSVGTAPWGDVARVGAAVAVVGLVLVLGRQPVSVLALDDDSARSIGARPLATRVTAILLSTALTAVAVAVAGPIAFVAFAAGPIARRLRGRGPALGTATLVGALVVVAADLLAQHLVPGGLQPPVGLVTGALGAPFLIWLLVHGERRKELPA
- a CDS encoding iron ABC transporter permease, yielding MTEALTRDARTRTEPARRPGARRRIRAVLLIVALVAVVAISLAVGTRTISPATVITALLDPADLGTAGETDAIVVRELRLPRTVIGLLVGAALGVAGVVMQGVTRNPVADPGLLGVNAGAAFAVVLGISVAGVTSPVGLAGLALVGSLAAAALIATIAASARAGAAPVLLVVAGAAVTAGLTSLSTLVLLGDPAALDRYRFWTVGSLTGRGLDAAVTLAPLLLVGVVVALALARALDALALGDDVARGLGFRLRPTRAAAVGAIVLLCGTATALAGPLVFVGLLGAHGARALVGGGHLRLLPVAAVIGAALVLLADSLGRVVTPPGELEVGIVVAAIGAPLLIVLVRSRRAAGL
- a CDS encoding siderophore-interacting protein, yielding MLTSVETIAAPTYPAYRPYDAVVRRILRLSPHFVRVTFAGEDFGVFGTSGLDQRIKLVLPHADGTLCDIGSGDPQTILAGTWHARWRDLPENRRNPFRTYTVRAVRPELRELDVDMVLHEPAVGQVDGPATAWLRRATVGDRVVVVGPDGRTPDPTVGLDWRPGGARRLLLAGDETAAPAICSIVESLRPGATAQAFIEVPTGADILNVFPRGRSRVTWVARDAGCETAEGFEAVAPRGLLLNQVVSAWLPRHMSQLASVVRETPEPLEDIDVDSELLWDSPVDPTTGDFYAWIAGEAATVKTLRRHLVSEIGVARSNVAFMGYWRHGRSEAQ
- a CDS encoding phosphatase PAP2 family protein produces the protein MVRALTPQTARTRDDALSGDDAAAPGHVGSTRPRLWPELAFLGIVYLLYSVVRNAAPSRVARAVQNAHDILDLERLLGLDVEHSLNTMTTAIPAIAVPANVYYGTLHFAVTGAVLVWVYVSRPHAYRKARGVLLVMTLLALVGYWLYPLAPPRLTPGEGYVDTMRTLGIWGVAPSDLVVSASNQYAAMPSMHIGWSLWSGLVLVRHTARPVLRVLGALYPAVTLLVVVVTGNHYVLDAVGAVIVLVVAVGIVAATADLVTVDRPAG
- a CDS encoding LLM class flavin-dependent oxidoreductase, coding for MTTSGPNNPDGAFTGGQVTFGLDTFGDITVDRAGEPVPASQVIRDVVEQGTLADRVGVDHFSVGEHHRDDFAVSAPDVVLAAIGARTTRITLGSAVTVLSSDDPVRVYERFATLDAISDGRAEITVGRGSFIESFPLFGFDLDDYEVLFEEKLDLLTHLRTEQPLHWSGTTRAPLTGQRAHPTTVRGRIPVWVGVGGSPESVMRAARHGLPLMLAIIGGAPVRFRPFVDLFHRATGDADLPVGIHSPGFVADTDDEALDLLFPHFKANRDRIGRERGWPPVTRAEYEREAADGALFVGSPETVARRIADAVTALGVQRFDLKYANGTMPHEQLLHAVDLYGTQVVPRVRELLTGRGTAVD
- a CDS encoding ABC transporter permease; translated protein: MSTGTGTVDAVAPMGTVVRRGPAAWARGCTDMMRFEWANIRPWAALVFIVQIMMGVGMALMYGFFYPTVDETTALLITTGVPTLALIPMGFVLIPNAVVTQRMAGTFDFIWSLPVPRSAQVSASFVVNAALSLPGTALALVVGVWRYGVDLHLSAVLVPAVLLSTYMCVAVGYGMALLVTNPLVVNLITNALVFLVLLFTPIVYPASNLPTVMMRIHEVLPFYPMAQLIRAGLTEGVVTDVGGLFLVVGVWALLGSGLTAWAVGRRH